One genomic segment of Hordeum vulgare subsp. vulgare chromosome 2H, MorexV3_pseudomolecules_assembly, whole genome shotgun sequence includes these proteins:
- the LOC123427930 gene encoding putative receptor-like protein kinase At3g47110, producing MVILLAFLLLMFYGAANIHCAAVSHGNRTDMLALLDFKAATNDPTGALRSWDRRVHYCNWTGVACSQENPGRVGGLHLGGESLSGEITPSLGNLTYLQDLNLSSNGFSGQLPSLNQLHELLILDLSSNSFHGIIPDSITNCSNLKAMDLSRNMLEGPIPTKIGSLYNLIGIDLSMNNLTGVIPPSISNATHLQMIILQENELQGGIPDVFGQWSNMIGFVVGKNRLSGRIPPSIFNLTSLQYLGLYVNKLQGELPHDIGNTLPEIILFSLGENMLHGHIPASLGNASRLQLMDLSDNSFVGEIPIFGKLPNLENLNLGYNMLESSESQRWESLYGLTNCSNLYALTLDNNQLQGAIPDLVGKLSTKLTRLHMNGNNLSGIVPLSLANRSSIIDLDLSNNSLTGKIEGWLGSLINLQYLDLHGNNFAGSIPPSFGNLSELTILSLAQNEFEGPIPPTLGKLSQLSRLDLSYNNLQGEIPPEISELKQLISLYLSSSRLSGKIPDDLGKCQGLITIQMDHNNLTGVIPTSLGNLLSLDMLNLSYNDL from the coding sequence ATGGTTATTCTGCTGGCGTTTCTGCTGCTGATGTTCTATGGAGCTGCCAACATCCATTGCGCAGCGGTCAGTCACGGAAACAGAACAGACATGCTCGCGTTGCTCGATTTCAAAGCGGCTACCAACGACCCAACAGGTGCCCTAAGATCTTGGGACAGACGCGTCCACTACTGCAACTGGACGGGCGTCGCATGTAGCCAAGAGAATCCAGGGCGCGTCGGTGGGCTGCACCTCGGGGGCGAAAGCTTGTCAGGCGAGATCACCCCCTCACTTGGGAACTTAACGTACCTTCAGGACCTCAACTTGTCCTCCAATGGCTTCTCCGGCCAGTTACCATCTCTGAACCAGCTCCATGAGCTCCTCATCCTCGACCTCAGCTCCAATTCATTCCACGGGATAATTCCCGACTCAATCACAAATTGTTCAAACCTAAAGGCGATGGATCTTTCAAGAAACATGCTAGAAGGCCCAATCCCCACAAAAATTGGTTCGCTCTACAATCTAATTGGTATAGATCTTTCTATGAATAATCTCACCGGTGTCATCCCGCCAAGCATCAGCAACGCCACCCACCTTCAAATGATCATTCTTCAAGAAAATGAACTACAGGGGGGCATTCCTGATGTGTTTGGGCAATGGTCCAACATGATCGGCTTTGTCGTAGGTAAAAATAGGCTCTCAGGTCGAATACCACCATCAATATTTAATTTGACTTCTCTCCAATATCTAGGCCTGTATGTTAATAAGCTGCAAGGGGAATTGCCGCATGACATTGGCAATACCCTCCCTGAAATTATACTTTTTTCGCTGGGCGAGAACATGCTTCATGGTCACATCCCAGCTTCGCTAGGCAACGCTTCACGGCTACAACTCATGGATTTATCAGATAACAGCTTCGTTGGAGAAATTCCTATTTTCGGAAAGCTACCAAACCTTGAGAACTTAAACCTTGGATATAATATGCTTGAATCAAGTGAAAGCCAAAGATGGGAATCCTTGTATGGACTAACAAACTGTAGTAATCTATATGCGCTCACATTAGATAATAATCAGCTGCAAGGAGCCATACCGGATTTGGTCGGTAAGTTGTCCACTAAACTCACACGTCTACACATGAATGGAAACAATCTATCAGGAATAGTTCCTTTAAGCCTAGCAAACCGTAGTAGCATAATCGATTTGGATCTTAGCAACAACAGCTTAACTGGTAAAATTGAAGGATGGTTAGGGAGTCTAATAAACTTACAATATTTAGATCTTCATGGAAACAATTTCGCCGGGTCCATTCCACCATCTTTTGGCAACCTTTCAGAACTGACAATACTTTCTCTAGCACAAAATGAATTTGAAGGTCCCATACCTCCCACATTGGGAAAACTTTCACAACTCTCAAGGCTGGACCTTAGCTATAATAATCTGCAAGGTGAGATACCTCCAGAAATTAGTGAGCTTAAACAACTCATTTCACTATATCTATCTTCTAGCAGACTTTCGGGAAAAATTCCCGATGATCTGGGCAAGTGTCAGGGCCTCATAACCATCCAAATGGACCACAATAATCTCACCGGTGTCATTCCAACCTCTTTAGGCAACCTTTTGAGCTTGGACATGCTCAACCTGTCCTATAATGATTTGTGA